Genomic window (Methyloprofundus sp.):
AATGGTTCAGCAAGCACGTAATTACCCATATCATGATATATCCCAGCCATACCATCGAGGCTTCTTGCAGTATCAGGATGATGTTCGCCCAGTATCTGTAGTCGAATTTCCAACGCCTGCTTACAATATTTTTCTGCTTGTTTGTAATTACCCATATCCGCATACAGCAAGGCACAATTGTTGAGTGTCATAGCTGTTTTTGAATGCTGATAACCACATTCCTCTTGTGTGGTTTTAAGTGCTTTTAGATAAAGAGGTTCGGCTAGTTTGTATTCTCCAGAGGCGTGATATATCATAGCCAAATTATTTTGACTCGTCGCAGTTTCTACGTCTTGGTTGCCGAGTTCTTGTTCGCGTATCTTTAGTGCTTGCTGAAAGAGTGGTGTAGCCTTACTGAAATTTCCCATGTCATAATATAAAAGCCCTAGTTTGTTGAGGCTATATGCAGTATCAAGGTGCTCCATACCAAGAGTTTCCTGACGGATATTTAGCGTTTGTTTATATAATAATTCAGCTTGATCATAATTGAGAAGATTGCGATATAATGAAGCTAGGTTTTCGATGCTAGTTAATGTGTTAATATCATTAGCGCCATGATATTGCTCGCATAGTACACAAATCTCTTTTGCGTATGGTATGGCTTCTTCAAAGTGTCCTTGCTGATAAAGGTCGTTGAATTTACTGTCAAATTGAGCAAATTGAGCAAGCTGTGTTTGGACATCATTTTCCATATTTAATCACCAGTCTAGTTTGGAAGGATTAATTTGAACTGTCAGTCATTTATAATGAACCGTCGAGCTAGGACAAATGGGGATTTAGTACTTATCATTCTTTGTAACTATTCGCCCCATTGAAACATGGGGTGTAGCGATTTTAATTACTAAATAGAGCTAACTCAAAAACTCACAGAGCAAAAAGCAAAATTTTGCCTCATTGACTTCCTTGATAACCAAGCAGGCAGTATTTTGTGTAAAGGATAGAAAAAAGAATAAGATTTCAGCAAAACCAACTGCTTTTTCATGAACACAAAAAAATGCCGGACCAATACCAGCAAGTTCATGACCAAGAAGATACTACGAATCCACGCTTCTGATGTACGTTGAGTTTTGGCTCGAATGTAGTTTAGATTGTAGCCATTTTTACCTTGCCCGAACTTGCCTTCAATCGGGATGCGTTGCCGATAATCAGTGAGTCGCTGCTGTTTTTCTTGTTTCAGTTGCTGAGCATTGTCTTCTGTCGATTTTTTCGGCCTGCCCAGCGGCTTGCCGGCGAAGCGGATACCTTTTTCCTTGAGATAGGCTCGGTTTTTACGTGTTCCATAGATGGGATCCGCATGTACGCTTTCGGGATAGTGCCCCAGTCGTGCGGCGTAGTTTTCGACTTGTGCCATGAGGTCTTGCCCTTCGTTAAAGGCATTCCAGTCCAGGTTGTCTATATGCGCAAGGCCTTTGTCAGTCAAACTGGCGCTAACCTTGGCTCCAAACTCTGTTTTCTTGTTTTGCTTGCCTCGGATGATGGGACGAACATGTGGCTGATGAATGCTGACAATACGATCATCACAACGTTGAGTTTTGTTGTCGTACATTTCAAGCTGTTGAGCATAAACATGCTGTATCACCCAGTATTGCTTGTGCTGCTTTGGGCTGAGGGGGATTTCACGGCTTGGCAGGCTGTCAAGAAGTGCATCGATATGTCCCAGATTGCGTTGCAGATATTGCAATTGCTGCTTGATGCCGCGTCTCAGTTTCTTTTTTCCAGGGCGACGTTGCTTGGCGATGGCAAGGTAGGCTTTTCGTGCAACTCGGCGATACGTTCTGGGCTTCGTGCCATCCCGTGTTGCATCGTACAATAAATCAACCAACTGTTCGCTGATTTCTCGGCTTTCGTTGAGCAAGCTCAGGTCGGTAGGAAAGTGTACGGCCTGTTCGGCAACCGTGGCATCCAATATCAGACGACCTTGATGCGAGCCGGTGTCATTCTTGGGCATTTCATCAACGGATGAGTGGCTTTCAACCCCAGTTTTGATATCTGAATCATCAGACTTGCCTGCAGTCGGGGTATGATCACCATTGGTTGATTCACCCTCCATTTGATTGATGATGGCTTGCTGAAATTGTTCGAACGTCCCTTCTCCCATACGCCGTCTTATCTCAACAAACAAGGAGGGTGCAAAAGGTTGTTCGGTCTGAAACTCAACCAAACCACAGAAGAACTGTAGATATGGGTTCTCCTGGATCATGTAAACCGTTTCTTCATCACCCAGGCATAATTTGTGCTTTATGATGACGGCACCGATCACCAAACGAGCTGATTTGGCAGGGCGACCTACCTTGGCCGAAAAGCTTTGATAATAGGCTTCTGAAAAATCATCCCACGGAATGCATTCGCCAAGTTTGACCCAACGGTTGTTTTTATCCATTTGTCGTTCAAAAGGCGTTTCAAAACCCTCGAGGGTCATCTGAGTTTGGCTATGTATTCGAATCATGTGCAAGGGTTTTGCTGGTTTTGGGTCAATTTCCTTGCATTTATTATATCATTTTTAGATATTTAATTTTAATTATCAGTGCCTTAGACTTTTTGAGTGGACTCTAAATAAGGCGTAAAAAGTGAAGTTTTTAACACTAAAAACATCTGTAACCTAGGAAATAATAGGGTGAGTAGTTACCATTCTTTTATTAATTTCACTACCGTACTCTTTTTAGAGCAGGTATTGCGAAGAGTAGAAAAAATGGTAATGTGGACGATTTTCATTGAAAGTACCCTACATTGTCAGATTCTTACAAGATTTATAGCACCATCCATAGCAGCTTGCAAAAATTCTGGGATTTTGATCCTAGCAAACGCCAAAATAACGGCTTAAATATTCTGACAGGGTTTATCTGCGGTATTATACA
Coding sequences:
- a CDS encoding transposase, IS5 family; the protein is MTLEGFETPFERQMDKNNRWVKLGECIPWDDFSEAYYQSFSAKVGRPAKSARLVIGAVIIKHKLCLGDEETVYMIQENPYLQFFCGLVEFQTEQPFAPSLFVEIRRRMGEGTFEQFQQAIINQMEGESTNGDHTPTAGKSDDSDIKTGVESHSSVDEMPKNDTGSHQGRLILDATVAEQAVHFPTDLSLLNESREISEQLVDLLYDATRDGTKPRTYRRVARKAYLAIAKQRRPGKKKLRRGIKQQLQYLQRNLGHIDALLDSLPSREIPLSPKQHKQYWVIQHVYAQQLEMYDNKTQRCDDRIVSIHQPHVRPIIRGKQNKKTEFGAKVSASLTDKGLAHIDNLDWNAFNEGQDLMAQVENYAARLGHYPESVHADPIYGTRKNRAYLKEKGIRFAGKPLGRPKKSTEDNAQQLKQEKQQRLTDYRQRIPIEGKFGQGKNGYNLNYIRAKTQRTSEAWIRSIFLVMNLLVLVRHFFVFMKKQLVLLKSYSFFYPLHKILPAWLSRKSMRQNFAFCSVSF